The genomic segment ACCACACGGACGCGTTCGATTCCTTGTTCGATGGTGATGTGATGGCCTTGGGTCACGATCGCCCTTCCTCGGGTAGCCGTCTCACCGGGTACAGCACAGGCTGCTGGTGAGTTCTTCCACAAGGTCGCAGGAGGTCGCCATGGAAGCCGCAGACCCGGCCAAAGGGGCTGGAAAGCCGTCCCGGGACCCGTCCAGGAACCGCCGGAGCCTCACCCACCGGGCTCGGTACGCCCTGCGCCACCCCAGGCGCGTGCCCGCGCACGCCCGGCGGGTGGCGCGGGACACCTGGCTGCAGCTGAAGCACCGCGACCACATCGCGTACTACCGGGCCGTCATGGCCGCCGACACGGCACACAGCCCGGAGGCCGCCGTCGGGCACAACCCGTCCGTCGAGAAGTGGGAACGCATGGGCCGGATGCAGTTCGACTACCTCCTGCGGCACGGTCTGGAGCCGGGGCACCGGATGCTGGAGATCGGCTGCGGGAACCTGCGGGCCGGGCGGCTGTTCATCGACCACCTGGACACCGGGAACTACTACGGGATCGACATCTCGCCGGCCATCCTCATGGAGGCCCAGCGCACCCTCGCGCGCGAGGGCCTGCAGGCCAAACTCCCTCACCTGGCGCTCGTCGCCGACCTCACGTTCGACTTCCTGCCCGCGGGCCACTTCGACGTCGTCCACGCGCACAGCGTGTTCTCCCACTCGCCGCCACATGTCATCGAGCAGTGCCTCGCACACGTCGGCCGCGTCCTCGCCCCCGGCGGCTTCTTCGACTTCACCTTCGGCCGCACCGAGGGCAAGGAGCACCAGGTGCTGCACGAGGACTTCTACTACCGGACCGACACCCTCGTCGAACTCGCCCGCGAACACGGCCTGTCCGCCCGCCTCATGGACGACTGGGAGGACCTGCCGCACCGTCAGTCCAAGATCCGCGCGACGGTGGCGGAGGAAGCCGGTGGACACGACGGCCGCGATGTCGGTGCCGCCCCCTAACGTGGACCCATGAACATCTGCGTCTTCCTCTCCGCCGCCGACCTCGCCGACCGTTACACGGGCCACGCGAAGGAGTTCGCCAAGCTGATCGGCAAGGGCGGGCACACCCTGGTATGGGGTGGTTCGGACGTCGGGCTGATGAAGGTGGTCGCCGACGGCGTGCAGGAGGCGGGCGGCAGACTGCTGGGCGTGTCGGTCGAGTTCCTGGCGGCCAAGGCGCGGCCCGGCACCGACGAGATGGTGGTCGCGCGGGACCTCGCCGAGAGGAAGCGACTGCTGCTGGAGAAGGCCGACGCGGTCGTCGTCATGGTCGGCGGGACCGGCACGCTCGACGAGGCGACCGAGATCCTGGAGCTGAAGAAGCACGGCCACACCGAGATGCCGGTCGTGCTCCTCAACACCGCGGGCTTCTACGACGGCCTGAAGGAGCAGTTCCGGCGCATGGAGGACGAGGGTTTCCTGCCCCGCCCGCTCACCGACCTGGTCTTCTTCGCGGAGGAGCCGGTGGGGGCGATGGCGTATCTGGAGGAGAGCCGGGGCGTCGCGTGAGGCCGGGCGTTCGACGGGGGTCTCGGCGGGCTCCGGTGGGCTCCGGTGGACGTCCTCGGCTCCCGGGTGATGCGAGCATGACCGCATGGCTACTCATGTGATCACCGGCGCGGGTTCCGGCATCGGCGCGGCCGTCGCCCGACGGCTGCACGAGCGCGGGGACGACCTCGTGCTGCACGCGCGCGACGCGGGGCGGGCGAAGGAACTGGCGGCGGAGTTCCCCGGGGCGCGGACGCTGGTCGGCGATCTGGCCGACCCGGACAGGCTCTCCTGGGCCTTCGCCCACGAGGCCCTGCCCGACCGGGTGGACTCGCTACTGCACATCGCGGGCGTGGTCGACCTCGGGCCGGTCGGTGAGCTGACCCCCAAGGCCTGGCGCCACCAGTTGAACGTCAACCTCGTCGCACCCGCCGAGCTGACCCGCCACCTCCTGCCCCAACTCCGGGCCGCCCGTGGGCACGTGGTGTTCGTCAACTCCGGCGCGGGTCTCCACGCGCACGCGGACTGGTCCGCGTACGCCGCGTCCAAGCACGGGCTCAAGGCGTTGGCGGACTCCCTGCGGTGGGAGGAGCACGGCAACGGGGTGCGGGTGACCACGGTGTACCCCGGGCGCACCGCCAGTCCCATGCAGGCGAAGGTGCACCAGCAGGAGGGCAAGGAGTACGACCCGTCTCGGTGGATCGCCCCCGAGTCGGTCGCGACGACGATCCTCATGGCGCTGGACCTGCCCCGCGACGCGGAAGTGAACGACCTGACGGTCCGCCCGGGCCTCTGACGAGCGGCTTGAATCGCCCCCGCCGCCCCTACCCGTCCCATCCCCAGGGGCTCCGCCCCTTCGACCCCGGTCGGCTGGGAGTCGTCTGCGGGTGGGTGGGGGCTTGTCGCGCAGTTCCCCGCGCCCCTTTGAGGGGCGCGGGGAACTGCGCGAACGGGGTTCGGGGCGGAGCCCCGAGGACGGGACGGGTAGGGGCGGCGGGGGCGGAAAACGTAGGCTTCGGTGCGTGAACGCACACTTCAGTTTCGGCCCCGCCACCGGCATCGGCTCCATGCCCGGCGGCGACGCCCGGGAGGCCGCCAAGACCGTCTCCGGCACCTTCGAGTGGCCGGAGACGGGGATGGCGTACCTCCCCGAACTGCCCGCCAGAGGCCCCGGCGCCGACATGATCGGCAGAACCGCCGGGATGCTGGTCGAGCTGTACGCGCGCGTGGAGCCCAGCGGATGGCGGATCGGTGACCGGCCGGGCCGCGACACCAAGCGGGCCCGGTCGTGGCTGGGCGAGGACCTGGACGCGCTGGAGGAGTTCACACAGGGGTACGAGGGCCCGCTGAAGGTGCAGGCCGTCGGCCCGTGGACCCTCGCCGCCGCGCTGGAACTGAGGAACGGCGAGGTGGCCCTCTCCGATCCCGGCGCCTGTCGTGACCTCGCCGGCTCGCTCGCCGAGGGACTGCGCGAGCACCTCGCCGAGGTCCGACGCCGCGCACCGGGAGCCCAACTCGTCCTCCAGCTCGACGAACCCTCCCTCATCGCCGTCCTGCGCGGCCAGGTGAAGAGCGCGAGCGGCTACCGGACCCACCGCGCCGTCGACCGCCAACTCGTCGAGTCCACCCTCAGGGACGTCATCGGCGTCCACTCCACGGAGGGGAGCCCCCAGGGGGCGGTCGTCGTGCACTCCTGCGCCCCCGACGTACCCTTCGCGCTCCTGCGCCGAGCCGGTGCCACCGGGATCTCCTTCGACTTCTCCTTGCTCACCGAACGTGACGACGACACGATCGGGGAAGCGGTGGAGGGGGGCACGAAGCTGCTGGCCGGTGTCGTGCCCACCACGGAGGGCCCGTTGTCGGACCCTGCCGGTAGCGTCATGGGTGTCAGGACGCTGTGGCGCAGGCTGGGGCTGCGTCCGGGGCTTCTCGCGGAGGCGGTCACGCTCACTCCGACGTGCGGGCTCGCGGGGGTCTCCCCGGCGTACGCGCGCCGGGCGCTCGCCCACTGCGTCAAGGCGGCGAGATCTCTCGCGGACAACCCAGAGTAACGGGAGGACAACACGGTGGCCGGCGACAAGGACGCACAGCCCACATCGGTACCCGCCGAGGCAGCGGTGCCCGCCGAGGCCCGCGAGAAGCACGCGCGGCTCGCCGAACAGATCGAGGAGCACCGCTTCCGGTACTACGTGAAGGACGCTCCCGTCGTCAGCGACGCGGAGTTCGACGAACTCCTGCGCACCCTGGAGGCGTTGGAGGACGAGTACGCCGAGCTGCGTACCCCGGACTCGCCGACCCAGAAGGTCGCCGTCGAGTACGAGACCGATCTCGCCGAGGTGGAGCAC from the Streptomyces sp. NBC_00310 genome contains:
- a CDS encoding class I SAM-dependent methyltransferase; this translates as MEAADPAKGAGKPSRDPSRNRRSLTHRARYALRHPRRVPAHARRVARDTWLQLKHRDHIAYYRAVMAADTAHSPEAAVGHNPSVEKWERMGRMQFDYLLRHGLEPGHRMLEIGCGNLRAGRLFIDHLDTGNYYGIDISPAILMEAQRTLAREGLQAKLPHLALVADLTFDFLPAGHFDVVHAHSVFSHSPPHVIEQCLAHVGRVLAPGGFFDFTFGRTEGKEHQVLHEDFYYRTDTLVELAREHGLSARLMDDWEDLPHRQSKIRATVAEEAGGHDGRDVGAAP
- a CDS encoding TIGR00730 family Rossman fold protein → MNICVFLSAADLADRYTGHAKEFAKLIGKGGHTLVWGGSDVGLMKVVADGVQEAGGRLLGVSVEFLAAKARPGTDEMVVARDLAERKRLLLEKADAVVVMVGGTGTLDEATEILELKKHGHTEMPVVLLNTAGFYDGLKEQFRRMEDEGFLPRPLTDLVFFAEEPVGAMAYLEESRGVA
- a CDS encoding SDR family oxidoreductase is translated as MATHVITGAGSGIGAAVARRLHERGDDLVLHARDAGRAKELAAEFPGARTLVGDLADPDRLSWAFAHEALPDRVDSLLHIAGVVDLGPVGELTPKAWRHQLNVNLVAPAELTRHLLPQLRAARGHVVFVNSGAGLHAHADWSAYAASKHGLKALADSLRWEEHGNGVRVTTVYPGRTASPMQAKVHQQEGKEYDPSRWIAPESVATTILMALDLPRDAEVNDLTVRPGL
- a CDS encoding methionine synthase, which gives rise to MNAHFSFGPATGIGSMPGGDAREAAKTVSGTFEWPETGMAYLPELPARGPGADMIGRTAGMLVELYARVEPSGWRIGDRPGRDTKRARSWLGEDLDALEEFTQGYEGPLKVQAVGPWTLAAALELRNGEVALSDPGACRDLAGSLAEGLREHLAEVRRRAPGAQLVLQLDEPSLIAVLRGQVKSASGYRTHRAVDRQLVESTLRDVIGVHSTEGSPQGAVVVHSCAPDVPFALLRRAGATGISFDFSLLTERDDDTIGEAVEGGTKLLAGVVPTTEGPLSDPAGSVMGVRTLWRRLGLRPGLLAEAVTLTPTCGLAGVSPAYARRALAHCVKAARSLADNPE